A stretch of DNA from Paenibacillus albus:
GCGGCAAAGCGACGATCCTCTGCTCCGGCGGAGCTGGGCAGCTATATCGTTATACGACTAACCCGGAGGTTGCTACCGCTGATGGCATTGCGATGGCTTACCGGGCCGGTGCTTACATACAAGATGTCGAGTTCGTTCAATTTCACCCGACTTCTCTTTGTTACCCAGGCGCACCGCGTTTCCTTATCTCGGAAGCGGTTCGCGGCGAAGGTGCCATACTGCGCAATATTAGAGGCGAGCGGTTCATGGAGAAATACCATGAGCAGCTTGAGCTTGCGCCGCGTGACGTGGTCGCGCGCGCAATTCTCAGCGAGATGGAAGCGACGAAGTCGACCTTCGTCTATCTCGATGTCACGCATGAGCCGGCGGATATGGTACGGCATCGCTTCCCGAATATTTATGAGTTTTGCCTCAATTATGGGCTAGATTTGACATCAGATTGGATTCCGGTCGCACCTGCGGCGCATTATATGATGGGCGGGGTCAAAACGGATCTGAACGGGGAGACGAATCTTGCTCGCCTGTTCGCTTGCGGAGAATGCTCGTCCACGGGCGTTCACGGCGCCAATCGGCTTGCGAGCAACTCGCTGTCGGAAGCCATTGTGTTCGGTCGCCGCATCGTAGAGCGAATCAATGCGCTCACGCCGCTGGAAGGCCATGAGCATGTGCGCTTGGAGTCGCAGGGACGCAGTGAGGCTCCGATTCAAGCGGTTGTTGAGAAACGGCTGAAGCTTCAGAAGCTGATGGTGCGCTACGTAGGACTGCGGCGCAATGCCAATGGGCTGAATAAAGGATTGGACGAGCTGAAGAGGCTGCGGTCCATCTTCAGCTCGGTCATAACGAAGCGTGAAGAATATGAATTTGCCAACTTGCTGACATGTGCGCTGCTGACGGCGCAATCGGCGCTTTCACGCGAAGAGAGCCGCGGCGCACATAGTCGTGAAGATTTTCCAGAGCGAGATGACCTGCATTGGCGCAAGCATACGGTACTCCACCGGGAGTACGGTTTAACAGAGGAGCGAATTGATCATGTATGAGGCTACACTTGCAGCAGTAGGCGGCGGAAGCGCGGATACGCTGCGGGCACAGATTAAGGCGTGGCTCGCAGAGGATATCGGAACAGGCGACATTACAAGCTGGGCGACGATTCCCGCTGGCAGCCGCTCGAAGGCGGTTATTCATGTGAAAGAGGCCGGCGTGCTCGCGGGCATGCCAATTGCGGCTCTCGTGTTCGACGTCGTTGATTCGTCGCTTACGTTCCGTCCGCTTGCTGCTGACGGAGATGCCGTCCAGAAAGGAACCGTATTGGCTGAGGTAGAAGGCAGTACGCATAGCATATTAACAGGCGAGCGGCTTGCGCTCAATCTGCTGCAGCGCTTATCCGGCATTGCCACGAAGACGCGTGCTTTCGTGAATGCGATTGAAGGGCTGCCTACACGCCTTGTGGATACGCGCAAGACAACGCCTGGTCATAGGCTGTTGGAGAAGTACGCCGTTCGTGTAGGCGGTGGACATAACCATCGTTTTGGCCTATATGACGCCGTAATGATTAAGGACAATCATATTAAGGGCTCGGGCGGCATTACAGGTGCCGTGCAGGCAGCGCGCCAAGTGATTCCACATACGATGAAGATTGAGGTCGAGACGGAGTCGCTGGAGCAAGTGGCGGAAGCACTGGCCTGCGGCAGCGACATCATTATGCTCGACAATATGTCGAATGACTTGATGCGTGAAGCAGTGAAGCAGATTAAAGCTCACTCGCCGCATGTTATCGTGGAAGCTTCCGGCAATGTTAATTTGACGACGATTCGCACCATAGCGGAATGCGGGGTTGATGTGATATCTGT
This window harbors:
- the nadB gene encoding L-aspartate oxidase; translated protein: MIPRYLIDTQLEGLPVIHKDVIVIGAGIAGLFTAIKASESNDVLMITKKSLMDSNTRYAQGGIAAVISEDDSPAYHRQDTLIAGAGLCSNEAVDALVHEGPQGVQDLIRMGTQFDQENGEFALTKEGAHSQRRILHANGDATGFEIVRALSEKAIANPRIDVWDDHFVIDLITDNGVCYGALVQKPDGQRLFVRGKATILCSGGAGQLYRYTTNPEVATADGIAMAYRAGAYIQDVEFVQFHPTSLCYPGAPRFLISEAVRGEGAILRNIRGERFMEKYHEQLELAPRDVVARAILSEMEATKSTFVYLDVTHEPADMVRHRFPNIYEFCLNYGLDLTSDWIPVAPAAHYMMGGVKTDLNGETNLARLFACGECSSTGVHGANRLASNSLSEAIVFGRRIVERINALTPLEGHEHVRLESQGRSEAPIQAVVEKRLKLQKLMVRYVGLRRNANGLNKGLDELKRLRSIFSSVITKREEYEFANLLTCALLTAQSALSREESRGAHSREDFPERDDLHWRKHTVLHREYGLTEERIDHV
- the nadC gene encoding carboxylating nicotinate-nucleotide diphosphorylase, with the translated sequence MYEATLAAVGGGSADTLRAQIKAWLAEDIGTGDITSWATIPAGSRSKAVIHVKEAGVLAGMPIAALVFDVVDSSLTFRPLAADGDAVQKGTVLAEVEGSTHSILTGERLALNLLQRLSGIATKTRAFVNAIEGLPTRLVDTRKTTPGHRLLEKYAVRVGGGHNHRFGLYDAVMIKDNHIKGSGGITGAVQAARQVIPHTMKIEVETESLEQVAEALACGSDIIMLDNMSNDLMREAVKQIKAHSPHVIVEASGNVNLTTIRTIAECGVDVISVGSLTYSFQSLDISLDLNGKKGGA